In Bradyrhizobium guangxiense, the following are encoded in one genomic region:
- a CDS encoding ABC transporter substrate-binding protein: MRIRLSICLAVLALASSAISARAETVVRYGISMADIPLTTGQPDRGAGAYQFTAYTIYDPLVAWEMDVADRPGKLVPGLATEWKVDDADKTKWRFTLRKGVKFHDGSEFNADAVIWNLDKVLNDKAPQFDKRQSAQVKTRLPSVASYTKIDDFTVEITTKTVDSFFPYQMLWFLVSSPAQYDKLGKDWDKFASQPSGTGPFKLTKLVPRELAELTKNPDYWNKKRIPKADKIVLVPMPEALTRTNALLAGQVDLIETPAPDAVPQLKAAGMKLVDNVTPHVWNYHLSVLPGSPWTDIRLRKALNLAIDRDAVVGLMNGLAKPAKGQVDPSSPWFGKPSFELKYDLAAAKKLVEEAGYSKTKPLKATFIIAQGGTGQMLSLPMNEFLQQSFKEIGIDIDFKVVELETLYTHWRKGAADEMNAGITANNIAYVTSDPLYAIVRFFHSGQIAPVGVNWGGYKNPKVDALIDEAKQTFDSAKQDELLAQAHALIVDDATLVWVVHDTNPHALSPKIKQFVQAQHWFQDLTTIGME, translated from the coding sequence ATGCGTATTCGTCTATCGATTTGTCTCGCCGTGCTTGCGCTGGCGTCGTCCGCAATCTCGGCGCGTGCTGAAACCGTGGTGCGCTACGGCATCTCGATGGCGGATATCCCGCTGACCACGGGGCAACCCGATCGCGGCGCCGGCGCCTATCAGTTCACGGCCTATACGATCTACGACCCCCTGGTGGCCTGGGAGATGGACGTCGCCGACCGGCCCGGCAAGCTGGTGCCGGGCCTCGCGACCGAGTGGAAGGTGGATGACGCCGACAAGACCAAATGGCGCTTCACACTTCGCAAGGGCGTCAAATTTCACGATGGCAGCGAATTCAACGCCGACGCGGTGATCTGGAATCTGGACAAGGTGCTCAACGACAAGGCGCCGCAGTTCGACAAGCGTCAGAGCGCGCAGGTGAAGACCCGCCTGCCCTCCGTCGCGAGCTACACCAAGATCGACGACTTCACGGTGGAGATCACCACCAAGACGGTCGACTCGTTCTTTCCCTATCAGATGCTGTGGTTCCTGGTGTCGAGCCCCGCGCAGTATGACAAGCTCGGCAAGGATTGGGACAAGTTCGCAAGCCAGCCCTCCGGCACGGGCCCGTTCAAGCTGACAAAGCTGGTGCCGCGCGAGCTCGCCGAGCTCACGAAGAACCCGGACTACTGGAATAAGAAACGCATTCCCAAGGCCGACAAGATCGTGCTGGTGCCGATGCCGGAGGCGCTGACACGCACCAATGCGCTGCTCGCGGGCCAGGTCGACCTGATCGAGACGCCGGCGCCGGATGCCGTGCCGCAGCTGAAAGCCGCCGGCATGAAGCTCGTCGACAACGTCACGCCGCATGTCTGGAATTATCATCTCAGCGTGCTGCCGGGCTCGCCCTGGACCGACATCCGCCTGCGCAAGGCGCTGAACCTCGCGATCGATCGCGACGCCGTGGTCGGCTTGATGAACGGCCTCGCCAAACCAGCCAAGGGCCAGGTCGATCCGTCGAGCCCGTGGTTCGGCAAGCCGAGCTTCGAGCTGAAATATGATCTCGCCGCCGCCAAGAAGCTGGTCGAGGAGGCCGGCTACTCCAAGACCAAGCCGCTGAAGGCCACCTTCATCATCGCGCAGGGCGGCACCGGCCAGATGCTGTCGCTGCCGATGAATGAATTCCTGCAGCAGAGCTTCAAGGAGATCGGCATCGACATCGACTTCAAGGTGGTCGAGCTCGAGACGCTCTATACGCATTGGCGCAAGGGCGCGGCGGACGAGATGAATGCCGGCATCACCGCCAACAACATCGCCTACGTCACCTCCGACCCGCTCTACGCCATCGTCCGCTTCTTCCATTCCGGCCAGATCGCGCCTGTCGGCGTCAACTGGGGCGGCTACAAGAACCCGAAGGTCGATGCGCTGATCGACGAGGCCAAGCAGACCTTCGACAGTGCCAAGCAGGACGAGCTGCTGGCGCAGGCCCATGCGCTGATCGTCGACGATGCCACGCTGGTCTGGGTCGTCCACGACACCAACCCGCACGCATTGTCGCCGAAGATCAAGCAGTTCGTGCAGGCCCAGCACTGGTTCCAGGACCTGACGACGATCGGGATGGAGTGA
- a CDS encoding CHASE2 domain-containing protein translates to MKRLKILRRWFARKFGFARLTCLALLVLFAGARLWAPPPIQELRLRTFDMFQLIDPRHKAARPVVIVDIDDKSLTRLGQWPWPRTRIADLIQSLTNNGAVAIGFDVVFSEPDRLNPDQVASQMRYLDDATRAKLRDLPSNDQILAEAIKRSRVVLGETGLPEVLTELDKSLPFTGVATIGEDGAERFLFEFPGLLRNVPVIEKVAAGRGLFSIKTERDGLIRRVPLIMRAQGNIMASLSLEILRVITGTPTLLVRTDKAGIKSIRLKGLEIPTDKNGQLWIHYARRDPSIYVSAADVLDNSVPPNKIAGKLVLVGTSAGGLNDIKTTPVSSTMPGVEIHAQVLESVLSGAVVSQPNNAIVTELLAALVIGLLVIVFTPNLGPVRLVLAGAMFAAILVGVSWFFYAQHRYLIDFTYPLLSTTAIYLTLIFASFVREQRQRVQIRGQFAQYMSPVLVEQLVQSPEKLVLGGEEREMTIMFSDVRGFTTISESYKHDPQGLIALMNRFLTPLTDVIIERKGYIDKYMGDAIMAFWNAPLDDAEHEVNACEAAIQMLEKIDLVNKEREQDAAEGGHVYIPLNVGIGLNTGIGVVGNMGSDLKKNYSVLGDSVNLASRLEGQTKEYGFPIIVGSRTALAAKDRFAILELDFIMVKGKTEPEVIYAIAGREDVMHSGAFQRLRNITIEMLSCYRSRDWQGALDAIERGRRSEDADTLEKLFKLYEARIRDFQLNPPPEGWTGAYALLTK, encoded by the coding sequence ATGAAACGTCTCAAGATCCTGCGGCGGTGGTTTGCGCGGAAGTTCGGCTTCGCGCGGCTGACGTGCCTTGCGTTGCTGGTCCTGTTCGCCGGCGCGCGGCTGTGGGCCCCGCCGCCGATCCAGGAATTGCGGCTGCGCACCTTCGACATGTTCCAGCTGATCGACCCGCGCCACAAGGCGGCGCGGCCGGTCGTCATCGTCGACATCGACGACAAGAGCCTGACGAGGCTCGGCCAATGGCCGTGGCCGCGGACGCGGATCGCCGATTTGATCCAGAGCCTGACAAATAATGGCGCGGTTGCGATCGGCTTCGACGTGGTCTTCTCCGAACCCGACCGGCTCAACCCGGATCAGGTTGCGAGCCAGATGCGCTACCTGGATGACGCCACCCGGGCCAAGCTGCGCGATCTGCCGAGCAACGATCAGATCCTCGCCGAGGCGATCAAGCGCTCCCGCGTGGTGCTGGGCGAGACGGGTCTGCCCGAGGTCCTGACCGAACTCGACAAGTCGCTTCCGTTCACGGGCGTGGCAACGATCGGCGAGGATGGCGCCGAACGCTTCCTGTTCGAATTTCCCGGCCTGTTGCGCAATGTGCCCGTCATCGAGAAGGTCGCGGCCGGTCGCGGCCTGTTCTCGATCAAGACCGAGCGCGACGGCCTGATCCGCCGCGTCCCTCTGATCATGCGCGCCCAAGGCAACATCATGGCCTCGCTCAGCCTCGAGATCCTGCGGGTCATTACCGGCACGCCAACCCTGCTGGTCCGCACGGACAAGGCCGGCATCAAGTCGATTCGCCTCAAGGGTTTGGAAATTCCGACCGACAAGAACGGCCAGCTCTGGATCCACTACGCCCGTCGAGATCCTTCGATTTATGTCTCGGCAGCCGACGTCCTCGACAACAGCGTGCCGCCGAACAAGATCGCCGGCAAGCTGGTGCTGGTCGGCACCTCCGCCGGTGGGTTGAACGACATTAAGACCACGCCGGTGTCCTCGACCATGCCCGGTGTCGAGATCCACGCCCAGGTGCTGGAGAGCGTGCTGAGCGGCGCGGTGGTTTCCCAGCCGAACAATGCAATCGTCACCGAGCTGCTCGCAGCACTCGTGATCGGCCTGTTGGTCATCGTCTTCACGCCGAATCTCGGGCCCGTGCGCCTCGTGCTTGCGGGCGCGATGTTCGCCGCCATTCTGGTCGGCGTGTCCTGGTTCTTCTATGCGCAGCACCGCTACCTCATCGATTTCACCTATCCGCTGCTGTCGACCACCGCGATCTATCTGACCCTGATCTTCGCCAGCTTCGTGCGCGAGCAGCGCCAGCGCGTGCAGATCCGCGGGCAGTTCGCGCAATACATGTCGCCGGTGCTGGTCGAGCAGCTCGTGCAATCGCCGGAGAAGCTCGTGCTCGGCGGCGAGGAGCGCGAGATGACGATCATGTTCTCCGACGTGCGCGGCTTTACCACGATCTCGGAGAGCTACAAGCACGACCCGCAAGGGCTGATCGCGCTGATGAACCGTTTCCTGACGCCGCTGACGGACGTGATCATCGAGCGCAAGGGCTACATTGACAAGTACATGGGCGACGCCATCATGGCGTTCTGGAACGCCCCGCTCGACGACGCCGAGCACGAGGTCAACGCCTGCGAGGCCGCGATCCAGATGCTCGAGAAGATCGATTTGGTGAACAAGGAGCGCGAGCAGGACGCGGCCGAGGGCGGCCACGTCTACATCCCGCTCAACGTCGGTATCGGGCTCAACACCGGTATCGGCGTGGTCGGCAACATGGGCTCCGACCTGAAGAAGAATTATTCGGTGCTCGGCGACAGCGTCAACCTGGCTTCACGCCTGGAAGGGCAGACCAAGGAATACGGTTTCCCGATCATCGTCGGCTCCCGGACGGCGCTCGCCGCCAAGGACAGGTTCGCGATCCTCGAGCTCGACTTCATCATGGTCAAGGGTAAGACCGAGCCGGAGGTGATCTACGCCATCGCCGGCCGCGAGGACGTGATGCATTCGGGCGCCTTCCAGCGCCTGCGCAACATCACCATCGAGATGCTCAGCTGCTATCGCAGCCGGGACTGGCAGGGCGCGCTGGATGCCATCGAGCGCGGCCGCCGCAGCGAGGACGCCGACACGCTGGAGAAGCTGTTCAAGCTCTATGAGGCGCGCATTAGGGATTTCCAGCTCAATCCGCCGCCGGAGGGCTGGACCGGAGCCTACGCGCTGCTGACGAAGTAG
- a CDS encoding VCBS domain-containing protein, whose protein sequence is MVPDPSLIFNGEFKRTGLDLVLSHEGHEFVVHDYFRGDKRAALASPDGAHLTGDVVDALTGHVQLAQAAPGAAAAQVIGHVTKLVGSATAIRNGVSVILNNGDNVEKGDVVSTGADSTLGITFIDGTVFGLSSNARMVLNEMVYDPNGSSNSSLLSLVAGTITFVAGETAKHGDMKIDTPVATMGIRGTAVLTQINFVVPAGGGDPQPQASFQVLVEPNGTTGSYILFDKVTLLPIATVNQAGQMIQISGGNVSISNALMSPDVQKLITDVFTLKFTDNNTNTKLTTNFTDTLTPMSQDLVFKSGSGAVAVATFVNLNPQTSDKTSTSTPPIVRIPGQPIVQSFDASGNVKTAFALTERADTTGDTHSDTISGLIRFVDQNLGDLPTVSISLAEAPNYVYKDAGQHDVTASLSALQKQDIAATQIQISVVPDAANANNGSAGWTYTIPDNVFDFLAAGETLTLTYMVRVDTNFVVNPESKVIPITITITGTNDKPTVATSGGTVIEKIGTGNEALDTITGTVTFTDVDLTDRPIVSAALSSSQPFKYLDAQGNDITATLTPQQLAAIAAVEVPLTVVQGAGNGNNGSATRTYSAPDHLFDFLAEGEKLILNYVVQVDDGHGGIVSTSITVSINGADVNVEGTNDLPTIVGDDTIPAGAVTEDTAATLTAGGTITFNDPDLTDTHTAGFVLKSTTSSVHLPGFSDGISHIGTFALQPVIESPGVSSRGSVGWTFTIDDNDPVLQSLAQDQTITQVYTVTIDDHHGGTVTQDVTVTITGTNDAPTITSDAAAAKGTVTEDSGATLTAGGTLAIQDLDLIDTHTAQVAFKSSTSSVHLPGFVDNTTKIGTFTIDPSVSESSSDTDNGATLGWHFSLADSDPVLQSLADGQTITQVYTVTFTDNHGATVSQDVTVTIKGTNDTPTITSGAAAAAGAVTEDTGLTLAIGGTLAIQDLDLIDTHTAQAVFKSATSSAPLPGFGGNAPLGSFTIDPSVLESSTDTNNHATLGWHFSLANSNPVLQSLADGQTITQVYTVTFTDNHGAHVSQDVTVTIKGANDAPTITSSAADADGAVTEDAGASLSTGGTLAIQDLDLIDTHTAQAVFKSAISSAPLPGFGGNAPLGTFTIDPSVLESSTDTNNGATLGWHFSLANSDPVLQSLADGQTITQVYTVTFTDNHGAHVSQDVTVTIKGANDAPTITSGIAAAAGAVTEDAGATLSIDGTLAIQDLDLIDTHTAQAVFKSATSSAPLPGFGGNAPLGAFTIDPSVLESNADTNNGATLGWHFSLDNSNPVLQSLAYGQTITQVYTVTFSDNHGAQVSQDVTVTINGANDAPTLADLHIGPLSDTAACDTFSDLTGTLAGHDADTGETATLTYAVLDAAHNSATTVGGLYGTLTVNPDGSYSYVPNAAAINALAEGSYADVFTVQTTDAHGATGTATLTVDVTGADEANAAPVIDVDQISVTQEGVQVFVHGITVTDADAAANETFALTAAADSGTYVEPAPTSDTLASINSALQGLTYTEPSEGGPATDKLAITVTDSHGASDTVNLIFNLTEQGPVTLASTDGKDVLFGTGYQDQFVFAANSNRDVILDFTHNQDHIDLSAVVTTASVSDWMAQHVTASGSDTLITLDAANTILVKGVSLQASDFIVHS, encoded by the coding sequence GTGGTTCCCGACCCCAGCCTGATCTTCAACGGCGAGTTCAAGCGCACAGGCCTCGATCTCGTGCTTTCGCACGAGGGCCACGAGTTCGTCGTTCACGATTATTTTCGGGGCGACAAGCGCGCGGCGCTCGCCTCGCCCGACGGCGCCCACCTCACCGGCGACGTCGTCGACGCGCTCACGGGCCATGTCCAGCTTGCGCAGGCCGCGCCCGGCGCTGCCGCGGCTCAGGTCATCGGCCACGTCACCAAGCTCGTGGGCAGCGCGACCGCGATCCGCAACGGCGTCTCGGTCATCCTGAACAACGGTGACAACGTCGAGAAGGGCGACGTGGTCTCGACCGGCGCCGATTCGACGCTCGGCATCACCTTCATCGACGGCACTGTGTTCGGCCTGTCCTCCAATGCGCGGATGGTGCTGAACGAGATGGTCTACGACCCCAACGGGTCGAGCAATTCCTCGCTGCTGAGCCTCGTCGCCGGCACCATCACCTTTGTCGCCGGCGAGACCGCCAAGCACGGCGACATGAAGATCGACACGCCGGTCGCCACCATGGGCATCCGCGGCACCGCGGTGCTCACCCAGATCAACTTCGTCGTTCCAGCCGGCGGCGGCGATCCGCAGCCGCAGGCGAGCTTCCAGGTGCTGGTCGAGCCGAACGGCACCACCGGCTCCTACATTCTGTTCGACAAAGTCACGCTGCTGCCGATCGCGACGGTCAACCAGGCCGGCCAGATGATCCAGATCAGCGGCGGCAACGTCTCGATTTCCAATGCGCTGATGTCGCCGGACGTGCAGAAGCTGATCACGGACGTGTTCACGCTGAAGTTCACCGACAACAACACCAACACCAAGCTGACCACGAACTTCACCGATACGCTCACGCCGATGAGTCAGGATCTGGTGTTCAAGTCGGGATCCGGTGCGGTCGCGGTCGCAACGTTCGTCAACCTCAATCCGCAGACATCGGACAAGACCAGCACGTCCACGCCGCCCATCGTGCGCATTCCCGGCCAGCCGATTGTGCAGAGCTTCGATGCCAGCGGCAACGTGAAGACGGCGTTCGCGTTGACCGAGCGTGCCGACACGACCGGCGATACGCATAGCGATACGATTTCCGGCCTGATCAGATTCGTCGATCAAAACCTTGGTGACCTGCCGACGGTGAGCATCAGCCTCGCCGAAGCGCCGAACTACGTCTACAAGGATGCCGGCCAGCACGACGTCACCGCTTCGCTTTCGGCGCTCCAGAAGCAGGATATCGCAGCGACCCAGATCCAGATCAGCGTCGTCCCCGACGCCGCCAACGCCAACAACGGCTCGGCGGGCTGGACCTACACGATTCCGGACAACGTGTTCGACTTCCTCGCGGCCGGCGAAACCCTGACGCTGACCTACATGGTCCGCGTCGATACCAATTTCGTCGTGAACCCCGAGTCCAAGGTCATCCCGATCACCATCACGATCACGGGCACGAACGACAAGCCCACCGTCGCGACGTCGGGCGGAACCGTCATCGAAAAGATCGGGACCGGCAACGAGGCGCTCGACACCATCACGGGCACGGTGACCTTCACCGACGTCGACCTGACGGACCGGCCGATCGTGAGCGCCGCGCTCTCGTCCAGCCAGCCGTTCAAATATCTCGATGCCCAAGGCAACGACATCACAGCGACGCTGACACCGCAGCAGCTCGCCGCGATCGCCGCCGTCGAGGTGCCGCTGACGGTGGTGCAGGGCGCGGGCAACGGCAATAACGGCTCCGCCACCCGGACCTATAGCGCGCCCGATCATCTGTTCGATTTCCTCGCCGAAGGGGAGAAGCTGATCCTCAATTACGTGGTGCAGGTCGACGACGGGCACGGCGGTATCGTCAGCACGTCGATCACCGTGTCCATCAACGGTGCGGACGTCAATGTCGAGGGCACCAACGACTTGCCGACGATCGTCGGGGACGACACCATTCCGGCAGGTGCGGTGACCGAGGATACGGCGGCCACGCTCACGGCCGGCGGCACCATTACGTTCAACGACCCCGATCTCACGGATACGCACACCGCGGGTTTCGTGCTGAAATCGACGACTTCGAGCGTGCATCTGCCCGGCTTCAGCGACGGCATCTCGCATATCGGCACGTTCGCGCTCCAACCGGTGATCGAAAGCCCGGGAGTGAGCTCCCGCGGGTCGGTCGGCTGGACCTTTACGATCGACGACAACGATCCGGTGCTGCAGTCGCTGGCCCAGGACCAGACCATCACGCAGGTTTACACCGTCACGATCGACGATCATCACGGTGGGACGGTCACCCAGGACGTCACGGTCACCATCACCGGCACCAACGATGCGCCGACTATCACGAGCGATGCCGCGGCGGCCAAGGGAACAGTGACCGAGGATAGCGGCGCGACGCTGACGGCCGGCGGCACGCTCGCAATTCAGGACCTCGACCTGATCGACACGCACACGGCGCAGGTCGCGTTCAAGTCGTCGACCTCGAGCGTACATCTGCCGGGCTTCGTCGACAACACCACGAAGATCGGCACCTTCACGATCGATCCGTCCGTGAGCGAATCCAGCAGCGACACCGACAACGGTGCGACGCTGGGCTGGCACTTCAGTCTCGCCGACAGCGATCCGGTGTTGCAGTCGCTGGCCGACGGCCAGACCATCACCCAGGTCTATACGGTTACGTTCACCGACAACCACGGCGCAACGGTCTCGCAGGATGTCACGGTCACGATCAAAGGGACCAATGACACGCCGACCATCACCAGCGGTGCTGCGGCCGCGGCCGGAGCCGTGACCGAGGACACTGGCCTCACCCTGGCGATCGGCGGCACGCTGGCGATCCAGGATCTCGACCTGATCGACACCCACACCGCACAGGCGGTGTTCAAGTCGGCGACCTCGAGCGCGCCTCTGCCGGGCTTCGGCGGCAACGCGCCGCTCGGGAGCTTCACGATCGATCCATCTGTGCTCGAATCCAGCACCGACACCAACAACCATGCGACACTGGGCTGGCACTTCAGCCTCGCCAACAGCAATCCGGTGTTGCAGTCGCTGGCCGACGGCCAGACCATCACCCAGGTCTACACCGTCACGTTCACCGACAATCACGGCGCGCACGTCTCGCAGGACGTGACCGTCACGATCAAGGGTGCCAACGACGCGCCGACGATCACCAGCAGCGCCGCGGATGCCGACGGAGCCGTGACCGAGGACGCCGGCGCAAGTTTGTCGACCGGCGGCACGTTGGCGATCCAGGATCTCGACCTGATCGACACCCATACCGCGCAGGCGGTGTTCAAGTCGGCGATCTCGAGCGCACCTCTGCCGGGCTTTGGCGGCAACGCGCCGCTCGGGACCTTCACGATCGATCCATCGGTGCTCGAATCCAGCACCGACACCAATAACGGTGCGACACTGGGCTGGCACTTCAGCCTCGCCAATAGCGATCCGGTGTTGCAGTCGCTGGCCGACGGCCAGACCATCACCCAGGTCTACACCGTCACGTTCACCGACAATCACGGCGCGCACGTCTCGCAGGACGTCACCGTCACGATCAAGGGGGCCAACGACGCGCCGACGATCACCAGCGGCATTGCCGCCGCTGCCGGGGCGGTGACCGAGGATGCAGGCGCGACGCTGTCGATTGACGGCACGCTGGCGATCCAAGATCTCGACCTGATCGACACCCATACCGCGCAGGCGGTGTTCAAGTCGGCCACCTCGAGCGCGCCTCTGCCGGGCTTTGGCGGCAACGCGCCGCTCGGGGCCTTCACGATCGATCCGTCGGTGCTCGAATCCAATGCCGACACCAATAACGGTGCGACGCTCGGCTGGCACTTCAGCCTCGACAACAGCAATCCGGTGTTGCAGTCGCTGGCTTACGGCCAGACCATTACCCAGGTCTACACCGTCACGTTCAGCGACAATCACGGCGCGCAAGTCTCGCAGGACGTGACCGTCACGATCAACGGTGCCAACGACGCGCCGACGCTCGCCGATCTCCACATCGGTCCGCTCTCCGATACCGCTGCTTGCGACACCTTCTCCGATCTCACCGGAACACTGGCGGGCCACGACGCCGATACCGGCGAGACGGCGACGCTGACCTATGCCGTCCTCGATGCGGCTCACAATTCGGCGACGACGGTCGGGGGATTGTACGGGACGCTGACGGTCAATCCCGACGGCAGCTACAGCTACGTTCCCAACGCCGCAGCGATCAACGCGCTGGCGGAAGGATCCTATGCGGATGTTTTTACCGTCCAGACCACGGACGCGCATGGCGCGACCGGTACGGCAACGCTTACGGTGGACGTGACGGGTGCGGACGAGGCGAACGCCGCTCCAGTGATCGACGTCGATCAGATCAGCGTTACGCAAGAGGGCGTCCAGGTCTTCGTTCACGGCATCACGGTCACAGACGCCGACGCTGCTGCCAATGAAACCTTCGCACTCACAGCGGCGGCGGATTCGGGCACATATGTGGAGCCTGCACCGACGTCAGATACCCTGGCGAGCATCAATTCAGCGCTCCAGGGGCTGACCTATACGGAGCCGAGCGAGGGCGGGCCTGCGACGGATAAGCTGGCGATCACTGTGACGGACAGCCACGGCGCAAGCGATACGGTCAACCTGATCTTCAACCTGACCGAACAAGGCCCGGTCACCCTCGCCAGCACGGACGGCAAGGACGTACTGTTCGGGACGGGCTATCAGGATCAATTCGTGTTTGCGGCCAATTCCAACCGCGACGTGATCCTGGATTTCACGCACAATCAGGACCATATCGATTTGTCGGCCGTCGTGACCACCGCCAGCGTGTCCGACTGGATGGCCCAGCATGTGACCGCATCGGGATCAGACACTCTGATCACGCTTGACGCGGCAAACACCATCCTTGTGAAGGGCGTCAGCCTTCAGGCAAGCGATTTCATCGTGCATTCCTGA
- a CDS encoding transglutaminase-like cysteine peptidase yields the protein METAARSRAWRAILVLCGLVLLGSAAELRAGTLLSPGAGVLVRRSAEPFGVFAFAISSGGLRQKWLALKERLDDDMVQLALCDGDRDNCASPAALRLLAIVDQARAREGRARLGETNRAINLAIRAANDGTDDVWSSPLATFASGAGDCEDYAIAKLAALRLAGIAAEDLRIVVVRDVRAGEEHAVAAARLDGHWLMLDNRRMAMIEDDAARSYQPLFALYQSAVMKYVDEPARFSMAAEAR from the coding sequence ATGGAGACCGCTGCTCGCTCGCGCGCTTGGCGCGCAATCCTTGTCCTGTGCGGATTGGTCCTGCTCGGATCGGCCGCCGAGCTTCGCGCCGGCACGCTGCTGTCGCCGGGAGCAGGCGTTCTCGTGCGCAGATCTGCCGAGCCGTTCGGCGTGTTCGCCTTCGCCATCTCGTCCGGTGGCCTGCGGCAGAAGTGGCTGGCACTGAAGGAGCGGCTCGACGACGACATGGTGCAGCTTGCTCTGTGCGACGGCGACCGAGACAATTGCGCTTCGCCTGCGGCCTTGAGGCTGCTCGCCATCGTCGACCAGGCTCGCGCCCGCGAAGGCCGCGCGCGGCTCGGCGAGACCAACCGCGCTATCAACCTTGCCATCCGGGCCGCCAATGACGGCACCGACGACGTCTGGAGCTCGCCGCTTGCGACCTTCGCGAGCGGCGCCGGCGATTGCGAGGACTACGCCATTGCCAAGCTGGCCGCGTTGCGGCTGGCGGGAATTGCCGCCGAGGACCTCCGCATCGTGGTGGTACGCGACGTCAGGGCCGGCGAAGAGCATGCGGTTGCCGCCGCACGGCTCGACGGCCATTGGCTGATGCTCGACAACCGCCGCATGGCGATGATCGAGGACGACGCCGCGCGGAGCTACCAGCCGCTGTTCGCGCTCTACCAGTCGGCGGTGATGAAGTATGTCGACGAACCCGCGCGTTTCTCGATGGCTGCAGAGGCGCGTTGA
- a CDS encoding lysozyme inhibitor LprI family protein, giving the protein MRFIVLSVLTLLALPATPGFSQSEPASIAARLPLFAKNNCQRIPDPGNQLFCGDATLAAAAEKLNTAIEARLARLPDRLPAIEENAIWVRQRNLGCGIVGQTAIRPDEFDRVKACLLKVTEERTAIVRDPDFDCLAANTAAGALICADPSLALAETELNGQVLGLIGKLDPIAARFAFAEYGRWTRERDRKCNLVGKENVPLQELEFAEDCLAEHLKRKADEIRAAKGDPKKVFGRQVAARIPDTDAVDFCAARIHAANSCGNFLRINRVYALDSQVTEQEAQVTGEIEMAVLAPFTMCSKVASSCTGTCWDARTGRPQPGAANKERAGEAFNVTRRLRIQRTFAFVKAADGWRCREDELAPVNSGTASGGS; this is encoded by the coding sequence ATGCGATTCATCGTGCTGTCTGTGCTTACGCTGCTGGCGTTGCCGGCAACACCGGGCTTTTCGCAATCCGAGCCAGCCTCCATCGCGGCCCGGCTGCCGCTGTTTGCCAAGAACAACTGCCAGCGGATTCCCGACCCCGGCAATCAATTGTTCTGCGGTGATGCCACGCTCGCCGCCGCCGCCGAGAAGCTGAACACAGCGATCGAGGCGCGGCTCGCCCGCCTGCCGGACCGCCTGCCGGCCATCGAGGAGAATGCGATCTGGGTCCGTCAGCGCAATCTCGGCTGCGGCATCGTCGGGCAGACCGCGATCCGCCCCGACGAGTTCGACCGGGTGAAAGCGTGCCTGCTCAAGGTGACCGAGGAGCGCACCGCAATCGTGCGCGATCCCGACTTCGACTGTCTGGCAGCCAACACCGCAGCGGGCGCGCTGATCTGTGCGGACCCGTCGCTGGCGCTGGCCGAAACGGAGCTGAATGGCCAGGTGCTCGGCCTGATCGGCAAGCTGGACCCGATCGCGGCGCGCTTTGCCTTCGCCGAATATGGGAGGTGGACCCGAGAGCGTGACCGCAAGTGCAATCTCGTGGGCAAGGAGAACGTGCCGCTGCAGGAGCTCGAATTCGCGGAGGACTGCCTCGCCGAGCATTTGAAGCGCAAGGCCGACGAGATCCGCGCGGCGAAGGGGGATCCCAAGAAGGTTTTCGGCCGGCAGGTCGCGGCCCGCATCCCCGACACCGACGCCGTCGATTTCTGCGCCGCGAGAATCCATGCGGCCAATTCCTGCGGCAACTTCCTGCGCATCAACCGCGTCTACGCGCTCGACAGCCAGGTGACCGAGCAGGAGGCGCAGGTCACGGGCGAGATCGAGATGGCCGTGCTGGCGCCTTTCACCATGTGCAGCAAGGTCGCCTCAAGCTGCACCGGCACCTGCTGGGACGCCAGGACGGGCCGTCCGCAGCCAGGCGCCGCCAACAAGGAGCGCGCGGGTGAAGCCTTCAACGTGACGCGCCGACTGCGAATCCAGCGCACGTTTGCTTTCGTGAAAGCCGCCGACGGCTGGCGCTGCCGGGAGGACGAGCTGGCGCCGGTGAATTCGGGCACCGCGAGCGGGGGATCGTAG